A DNA window from Nitrospira sp. contains the following coding sequences:
- a CDS encoding hypothetical protein (Evidence 5 : Unknown function; MaGe:77311034), with product MAGSVPIPFRRGTRPTIIFEISSKSNDEAVLASLLSLFPSVPALRGLCDRWSRRFSCRRDDRSLLRA from the coding sequence GTGGCTGGCTCAGTACCCATTCCATTCAGGCGTGGGACGCGTCCGACGATCATTTTCGAGATCTCTTCGAAGTCGAATGACGAGGCGGTGCTGGCCAGTCTTCTATCGCTGTTCCCTTCGGTGCCTGCTCTGCGTGGTCTGTGTGATCGGTGGTCCCGCCGGTTCAGTTGTCGCCGCGACGATAGAAGTCTATTACGCGCCTGA
- a CDS encoding Putative Thiamine biosynthesis protein ThiS (Evidence 3 : Putative function from multiple computational evidences; MaGe:77311031): MQVKVNGKSEDIQSGSVLDLLTLKKIDPQMVAVEVNDKMVEREHLATTTLKEGDLVEFLFYMGGGR; encoded by the coding sequence ATGCAGGTCAAGGTCAACGGGAAATCCGAGGACATCCAGAGCGGCAGCGTCCTCGATTTGCTGACACTGAAGAAGATTGATCCGCAGATGGTGGCGGTCGAAGTGAACGATAAGATGGTCGAGCGGGAGCATCTCGCCACCACCACCCTGAAAGAGGGCGATCTGGTCGAGTTCCTCTTTTACATGGGAGGCGGCCGGTGA
- a CDS encoding hypothetical protein (Evidence 4 : Unknown function but conserved in other organisms; MaGe:77311032), producing MWKQNFMFRVLEATPLKESEQELFHETDPAMDSAGLQLEKFLSVWIQGDGEDDKPSAYTSVYVRTATLDFQKRVGFLQPLQGRSHQIKQQLTAGQKAFLRGWLSTHSIQAWDASDDHFRDLFEVE from the coding sequence ATGTGGAAGCAAAATTTTATGTTTCGGGTTCTTGAAGCCACTCCGCTCAAGGAGTCTGAGCAAGAACTGTTTCATGAAACCGACCCAGCGATGGATAGCGCTGGATTGCAATTAGAGAAGTTTTTGTCCGTTTGGATTCAGGGCGACGGGGAGGACGACAAGCCGTCGGCCTATACCAGCGTCTATGTCCGCACCGCCACGCTGGATTTTCAGAAACGAGTGGGGTTCCTTCAGCCTCTTCAAGGGCGGTCGCATCAGATCAAGCAGCAGCTGACCGCCGGTCAGAAAGCTTTTCTGCGTGGCTGGCTCAGTACCCATTCCATTCAGGCGTGGGACGCGTCCGACGATCATTTTCGAGATCTCTTCGAAGTCGAATGA
- a CDS encoding PLD phosphodiesterase domain-containing protein (MaGe:77311033) encodes MTRRCWPVFYRCSLRCLLCVVCVIGGPAGSVVAATIEVYYAPEDEPLARLSKIYDHASRYIYVAVYALTSPLAVKGLVDAKKRGLDVRVITDRERLNDQKQRTAVETLHLAGIPVLVNQHDGLMHLKQVVIDDEINASGSMNHTGSGNRYNDERLDVIHDHAITTKAREKFLAMWEDEQRFHRWTP; translated from the coding sequence ATGACGAGGCGGTGCTGGCCAGTCTTCTATCGCTGTTCCCTTCGGTGCCTGCTCTGCGTGGTCTGTGTGATCGGTGGTCCCGCCGGTTCAGTTGTCGCCGCGACGATAGAAGTCTATTACGCGCCTGAAGATGAGCCGCTGGCCAGGCTGTCAAAGATCTACGATCATGCGTCGCGCTATATTTACGTCGCCGTGTATGCCCTGACTTCGCCGCTGGCGGTGAAGGGGTTGGTCGATGCGAAGAAGCGCGGCTTGGATGTGCGTGTCATTACCGATCGCGAGCGGCTGAACGACCAGAAGCAACGAACGGCCGTCGAGACATTGCATCTGGCCGGCATTCCTGTCCTGGTGAATCAGCATGATGGACTGATGCATCTCAAACAAGTGGTGATCGATGACGAGATCAATGCTTCCGGGTCGATGAATCATACAGGCAGCGGGAATCGATACAACGATGAGCGGCTGGACGTGATTCACGATCATGCGATCACAACCAAGGCGCGCGAGAAGTTTCTCGCGATGTGGGAAGACGAGCAGCGCTTTCATCGATGGACACCGTAG